One region of Catenuloplanes indicus genomic DNA includes:
- a CDS encoding TetR/AcrR family transcriptional regulator: MPAPERTSLTEIITAARDLLERDGLAGLTMQAVATRVGVRAPSLYKRVRGRDDLIRLTAEASVRDLGEALAAVETTGEPRRVLADAVRAFRAFAHAHPAAYHLIFASAPGAARPDPGAVADAAAPVLRVAAALAGPEHALEAARTLTAWAHGFVSMELAGAFNLGGDVNDAYEFGITRLADALTAPTRPTPAD, from the coding sequence ATGCCGGCGCCGGAACGGACGTCGCTGACGGAGATCATCACGGCCGCGCGCGACCTCCTGGAACGGGACGGGCTCGCCGGCCTGACCATGCAGGCCGTCGCGACCCGGGTCGGCGTGCGGGCACCGTCGCTCTACAAGCGGGTACGCGGCCGCGACGACCTGATCCGGCTGACCGCCGAGGCGAGCGTGCGCGATCTCGGCGAGGCGCTGGCCGCGGTGGAGACCACGGGCGAGCCCCGGCGGGTGCTGGCCGACGCGGTCCGGGCGTTCCGCGCGTTCGCCCACGCGCACCCGGCCGCCTATCACCTGATCTTCGCGAGCGCACCGGGTGCCGCCCGCCCCGACCCCGGCGCGGTGGCCGACGCCGCCGCTCCGGTCCTGCGGGTGGCCGCCGCGCTCGCCGGGCCCGAGCACGCGCTGGAGGCCGCCCGCACACTGACCGCGTGGGCGCACGGTTTCGTCAGCATGGAACTGGCCGGCGCGTTCAACCTCGGCGGAGACGTGAACGACGCCTACGAGTTCGGCATCACCCGCCTCGCCGACGCGCTGACCGCCCCCACCCGGCCCACGCCGGCGGACTGA
- a CDS encoding MBL fold metallo-hydrolase has translation MRLHDGLHRIGNDIVAAYLVVTGDGVTVIDAGLPGHWRELVAELRMLGLGPADVRGVVLTHGDSDHVGFAERLRRDHGVPIHVHGGDAARARGEVSTSPAWGRVRLGPLARFIGYAASRGGLRTAYPREVVEVNDGDVLGLPGTPRVVGLPGHSPGSIAVHVPMVDAIFVGDGLTTRHVLTGRRGPQPAPFTDDPAAALASLDRLVARGIAATWVLPGHGTPWNGGLAEAVRQVRRSRA, from the coding sequence ATGAGACTCCACGACGGACTGCACCGGATCGGCAACGACATCGTCGCGGCGTACCTGGTGGTGACCGGTGACGGCGTCACCGTGATCGACGCCGGGCTGCCCGGGCACTGGCGGGAGCTGGTCGCGGAACTGCGCATGCTGGGGCTCGGGCCGGCCGACGTGCGCGGCGTCGTGCTCACCCACGGCGACAGCGACCACGTCGGGTTCGCCGAACGGCTGCGGCGCGACCACGGCGTGCCGATCCACGTCCACGGCGGCGACGCCGCCCGCGCCCGCGGCGAGGTCAGCACCAGTCCCGCGTGGGGCCGGGTGCGCCTCGGGCCGCTGGCCCGGTTCATCGGGTACGCGGCGAGCCGGGGCGGGCTCCGCACGGCGTACCCGCGCGAGGTCGTCGAGGTGAACGACGGCGACGTGCTCGGTCTGCCCGGCACGCCGCGCGTGGTCGGGCTGCCGGGGCACTCGCCGGGCAGCATCGCGGTGCACGTGCCGATGGTGGACGCGATCTTCGTCGGTGACGGTCTCACCACCCGGCACGTGCTGACCGGCCGGCGCGGCCCGCAGCCGGCGCCGTTCACCGACGACCCGGCCGCCGCGCTCGCCTCGCTCGACCGGCTCGTGGCCCGGGGGATCGCGGCGACCTGGGTGCTGCCGGGGCACGGCACGCCGTGGAACGGCGGTCTCGCCGAGGCCGTCCGCCAGGTCCGCCGAAGCCGTGCCTGA
- a CDS encoding thioesterase II family protein yields MTTALPGTSTRWFRRYRPVARPRLRLVCLPHAGGGPTAFRTWAGGLPDDVELLSACYPGRQDRMREPIPATLAALADPLAEALLPLLDRPVALFGHSMGATVAYEVALRLERHGAVPRRVFVSGRAAPHRVPPGTLHRGADQALIDAVRRLDDVHRSAWDDPDLAELLLPVLRADYRMIETYRPPPILPRLAAPVTAYAGARDTDGRLPDFEAWSHTTTGGFRLRVFPGGHFFLVPEETTLLADLTTHLA; encoded by the coding sequence GTGACCACGGCGCTGCCCGGCACGTCGACCCGCTGGTTCCGCCGCTACCGCCCGGTGGCCCGCCCTCGCCTGCGGCTGGTCTGCCTGCCGCACGCCGGTGGCGGGCCCACCGCGTTCCGCACCTGGGCCGGCGGCCTGCCGGACGACGTGGAGCTGCTCTCCGCCTGTTATCCGGGCCGCCAGGACCGCATGCGCGAGCCGATCCCCGCGACGCTGGCCGCGCTGGCCGATCCGCTCGCCGAGGCGCTGCTGCCGCTGCTGGACCGGCCGGTCGCGCTGTTCGGCCACAGCATGGGCGCCACCGTCGCGTACGAGGTGGCGCTGCGCCTGGAACGACACGGCGCCGTACCCCGGCGGGTCTTCGTCTCCGGCCGTGCCGCCCCGCACCGGGTGCCGCCCGGCACGCTGCACCGCGGCGCCGACCAGGCCCTGATCGACGCCGTGCGCCGGCTCGACGACGTGCACCGGTCCGCCTGGGACGATCCGGACCTGGCCGAGCTGCTGCTCCCGGTGCTGCGCGCCGACTACCGCATGATCGAGACCTACCGCCCGCCACCGATCCTGCCGCGCCTGGCCGCACCCGTCACCGCCTACGCCGGCGCCCGCGACACCGACGGCCGGCTCCCCGACTTCGAGGCCTGGTCCCACACCACCACCGGCGGATTCCGCTTGCGCGTCTTCCCCGGCGGCCACTTCTTCCTCGTCCCCGAGGAAACCACCCTGCTCGCCGACCTCACCACCCACCTCGCCTGA
- a CDS encoding TauD/TfdA family dioxygenase, which translates to MTPQAPARTTLPYVIEADGPGDDLTARLAADRAALHDRLVRHGAVLFRGYTVGGVPGMDAAVRALSGEPLAYEERSSPRSTIEGRVYTSTDYPADEEIFLHNENSYQAGWPRTLFFYCVSPPGTRGATPLADVREVYRLIDPAIRDEFARRRWMVVRNFHPRIGTPWQRAFNTGDRAVVEAYCARSGLRAEWHGDALRTTAVRDAVHVHPDTGVPVWFNHATFFHVTTLAPDVREGLLELFTEEELPTNTYYGDGGRIPDEVMDHLRSCYRAATVRFDWQLDDLLVVDNMTAAHGREPFTGPRRIAVAMAEAHHGTPVAS; encoded by the coding sequence ATGACACCGCAAGCACCGGCCCGGACCACCCTGCCGTACGTGATCGAGGCGGACGGCCCCGGCGACGACCTCACGGCCCGGCTGGCAGCGGACCGCGCCGCACTGCACGACCGGCTCGTCCGGCACGGCGCCGTGCTGTTCCGCGGGTACACGGTCGGCGGCGTGCCCGGCATGGACGCGGCCGTCCGCGCGCTCTCCGGCGAACCACTGGCCTACGAGGAGCGCTCGTCGCCGCGCAGCACGATCGAGGGGCGCGTCTACACCTCGACGGACTACCCGGCCGACGAGGAGATCTTCCTGCACAACGAGAACTCGTACCAGGCCGGCTGGCCGCGCACGCTGTTCTTCTACTGCGTCAGCCCGCCCGGCACGCGGGGCGCCACGCCGCTGGCCGACGTCCGCGAGGTGTACCGGCTGATCGACCCCGCGATCCGGGACGAGTTCGCGCGGCGCCGGTGGATGGTGGTCCGGAACTTCCACCCGCGCATCGGCACCCCGTGGCAGCGTGCGTTCAACACCGGCGACCGGGCCGTCGTCGAGGCGTACTGCGCCCGGTCCGGGCTGCGCGCCGAGTGGCACGGTGACGCGTTGCGCACCACCGCGGTCCGGGACGCCGTGCACGTCCACCCGGACACCGGCGTGCCGGTCTGGTTCAACCACGCCACGTTCTTCCACGTCACCACGCTCGCGCCGGACGTGCGCGAAGGCCTGCTGGAACTGTTCACCGAGGAGGAGCTGCCGACCAACACCTACTACGGTGACGGCGGGCGGATCCCGGACGAGGTGATGGACCACCTGCGCTCCTGCTACCGCGCCGCGACCGTACGCTTCGACTGGCAGCTCGACGACCTGCTGGTGGTCGACAACATGACCGCGGCGCACGGCCGGGAGCCGTTCACCGGCCCGCGCCGGATCGCGGTGGCGATGGCCGAGGCACACCACGGCACGCCGGTGGCCTCGTGA
- a CDS encoding TauD/TfdA family dioxygenase has translation METRRRWLPTEIDPETAGVPATPEGLLRHLTDGGAPLEDRLTEAKALVFRGFGLRPDALEPIMNFLLPNRLAYVHGNSPRTKVGANLYTSTEYPPEFVISMHNELSYAAKWPTRLMFFCEQAAETGGATPVVDGTLWLDSLDPEVSAAFAAGLRYTQNLHDGYGLGKSWQDTFETGDRAEVERFLAGTEAEWTWKPDGSLRVTQLRPATVKHPVTGEEVWFNQADQWHAAALGDDTAAALAAIMPPEDLPQSVAFADGSPIPGEWAVHIRDVGLASAVDVDWRTGDLMLIDNIAVGHGRRSFTGKRRVLVAMSD, from the coding sequence ATGGAGACCCGCCGCCGCTGGCTGCCCACCGAGATCGACCCGGAGACCGCCGGCGTACCGGCGACCCCGGAGGGCCTGCTGCGCCACCTCACCGACGGGGGAGCGCCGCTGGAGGACCGGCTGACCGAGGCCAAGGCGCTGGTCTTCCGCGGCTTCGGCCTGCGACCGGACGCGCTGGAGCCGATCATGAACTTCCTGCTGCCGAACCGGCTCGCGTACGTGCACGGCAACTCGCCGCGCACCAAGGTCGGCGCGAACCTCTACACCTCCACGGAGTACCCGCCGGAGTTCGTCATCTCGATGCACAACGAGCTGTCGTACGCGGCGAAGTGGCCGACCCGGCTGATGTTCTTCTGCGAGCAGGCGGCCGAGACCGGCGGCGCCACGCCCGTCGTCGACGGCACGCTGTGGCTGGACTCGCTCGACCCGGAGGTCTCCGCGGCGTTCGCCGCCGGCCTGCGCTACACCCAGAACCTGCACGACGGGTACGGCCTGGGCAAGAGCTGGCAGGACACGTTCGAGACCGGCGACCGCGCGGAGGTGGAGCGTTTCCTGGCCGGTACCGAGGCCGAGTGGACCTGGAAGCCGGACGGCAGCCTGCGCGTCACCCAGCTGCGCCCGGCGACCGTCAAGCACCCGGTCACCGGCGAGGAGGTCTGGTTCAACCAGGCCGACCAGTGGCACGCGGCCGCACTCGGCGACGACACCGCGGCCGCCCTCGCGGCCATCATGCCGCCGGAGGACCTGCCCCAGTCGGTCGCGTTCGCCGACGGCTCGCCGATCCCGGGGGAGTGGGCGGTGCACATCCGCGACGTCGGGCTGGCGTCCGCGGTGGACGTCGACTGGCGTACCGGCGATCTGATGCTCATCGACAACATCGCGGTCGGCCACGGCCGCCGGTCGTTCACCGGCAAGCGGCGCGTGCTCGTCGCGATGTCGGACTGA